Proteins encoded within one genomic window of Sphingomonas sp. KRR8:
- a CDS encoding DUF72 domain-containing protein encodes MSGRGKVRVGIGGWTYPPWRGSFYPEGLAQSRELPFAAQTFGALEINATFYGRQSSTSWEKWAASVPDGFQFTVKGSRYCVTRPKLADAGEGVLNFLNQGLDALGPKLGPILWMFAARRAFDREDIARFFDLLPASLNGLPLRHAIEPRHESFRDEHFEQLARDHNAAVVFGDDDDFPCIDLNTADFTYSRLQRMKGDCPTGYSASRLRQFADRARLQVDGGKDAFVFMINGAKAKAPQAALALQDLLGIARS; translated from the coding sequence GTGAGCGGGCGGGGGAAGGTCCGGGTCGGCATCGGCGGCTGGACCTATCCGCCTTGGCGAGGATCGTTTTATCCAGAAGGGCTAGCCCAGAGCCGCGAGTTGCCGTTCGCGGCGCAAACGTTCGGCGCCCTCGAAATCAACGCAACCTTCTACGGTCGCCAGAGCTCGACAAGTTGGGAGAAGTGGGCCGCGTCCGTGCCCGACGGCTTTCAGTTCACGGTGAAGGGTAGCCGCTACTGTGTCACTCGGCCGAAGCTTGCCGACGCGGGTGAAGGCGTCCTCAACTTTCTCAACCAGGGTCTGGACGCACTTGGTCCGAAGCTTGGACCTATCCTGTGGATGTTCGCCGCTCGCCGCGCATTCGACCGCGAGGACATCGCGCGCTTTTTCGACTTGCTGCCCGCATCACTGAACGGACTACCATTGCGCCACGCCATTGAGCCTCGGCACGAGAGCTTCCGGGACGAACACTTCGAGCAACTTGCACGCGACCACAATGCCGCGGTGGTCTTCGGCGATGACGATGATTTCCCCTGTATCGACCTCAACACGGCTGATTTCACCTACTCGAGGCTGCAGCGGATGAAGGGGGACTGCCCGACCGGCTACTCCGCAAGCCGCCTTCGTCAATTCGCCGACAGAGCGAGACTGCAGGTAGACGGTGGCAAGGACGCCTTTGTGTTCATGATCAACGGGGCGAAGGCCAAGGCACCTCAGGCCGCGCTTGCCTTGCAGGACCTGCTTGGCATTGCGCGCTCCTGA
- the dapB gene encoding 4-hydroxy-tetrahydrodipicolinate reductase has translation MRHHRGMRPEAPIRLSLVAPNGRMGRAIAAVVGEDHSFTIDQNHPDVLIDFSVPLALPATLHHARTAGVPLLIGTTGLDELAKGCIEEAAGEIAIVEAANTSLGIALLNDLVERAARVLGPEWDVEIAEIHHRRKADAPSGTALALGNAVSRGRGQAAAAHIGRSGTGLSRVTGEIGYAALRGGTVAGDHDVYFLGEEERLILSHRAESRAVFARGALAAARFLVGRAPGLYSMADVIHTA, from the coding sequence ATGCGCCATCATCGGGGGATGCGTCCTGAAGCCCCCATTCGCCTGAGCCTGGTTGCGCCAAACGGACGAATGGGACGCGCAATTGCTGCTGTCGTTGGCGAGGACCATTCGTTTACGATCGACCAAAACCACCCCGATGTCCTGATCGATTTCTCAGTCCCGTTGGCTCTTCCGGCAACCCTCCACCATGCCCGTACTGCCGGGGTCCCGCTTTTAATCGGAACCACAGGTCTGGATGAACTCGCAAAGGGGTGCATTGAGGAGGCAGCTGGCGAGATCGCGATTGTCGAGGCAGCCAACACGAGCCTCGGCATCGCCTTGCTCAATGATCTGGTAGAGCGCGCTGCGCGAGTGCTTGGGCCAGAGTGGGATGTGGAGATCGCCGAGATTCACCACAGGCGAAAGGCTGACGCGCCCTCGGGAACGGCGCTCGCCCTTGGTAACGCTGTTTCTCGTGGCCGGGGCCAGGCAGCAGCAGCGCACATTGGAAGGTCAGGAACCGGGCTTAGCCGGGTTACCGGCGAGATCGGTTATGCGGCGCTGCGCGGAGGTACCGTTGCGGGCGATCATGATGTCTACTTCCTTGGAGAAGAAGAGCGGTTGATCCTGTCGCACCGGGCGGAGAGCCGTGCTGTGTTCGCTCGCGGCGCCTTGGCTGCCGCACGGTTTCTCGTCGGGCGAGCTCCCGGCCTCTATTCGATGGCTGACGTCATCCACACGGCATGA
- the nth gene encoding endonuclease III, whose product MKKEAVFEFYRRLAELNPEPQGELDWVNPYTLLVAVALSAQATDVSVNIATRKLFAVADTPVKMLALGEDKVRELIKTIGLFNTKAKNVILMARQLVDEFDGEVPADREALERLAGVGRKTANVVLNIAFGQPFIAVDTHIFRVSNRTGLAPGKTPLAVEEKLEKVTPALFKLHAHHWLILHGRYICKARKPECWRCPVSDLCRFKPKTQAPKTSVPLPLEALAEPSQ is encoded by the coding sequence ATGAAGAAAGAAGCCGTTTTTGAATTTTATCGTCGGCTTGCCGAGCTAAACCCCGAGCCGCAAGGCGAACTCGATTGGGTAAACCCATATACGCTCCTGGTTGCAGTCGCCCTCTCCGCACAGGCGACCGACGTGAGCGTCAACATTGCCACGCGCAAACTCTTCGCCGTTGCGGATACGCCGGTGAAGATGCTTGCTTTAGGAGAAGATAAAGTTCGCGAACTCATCAAGACGATCGGCTTGTTCAATACCAAAGCCAAGAACGTCATCCTCATGGCGCGGCAGCTCGTGGATGAATTCGATGGCGAGGTGCCAGCGGATAGAGAGGCCTTGGAACGCCTGGCCGGGGTAGGACGAAAGACCGCCAACGTTGTGCTGAATATCGCTTTCGGTCAGCCGTTCATTGCGGTCGACACCCATATCTTCCGTGTCAGCAATCGAACGGGGCTCGCGCCTGGCAAGACACCGCTTGCCGTTGAAGAGAAGCTTGAGAAAGTCACTCCAGCGCTCTTCAAGCTGCACGCTCATCACTGGCTCATTCTGCACGGCCGCTACATCTGCAAGGCCAGGAAGCCGGAGTGCTGGCGATGCCCTGTAAGCGACCTCTGCCGCTTTAAGCCAAAGACCCAGGCTCCGAAGACATCAGTACCACTTCCGCTCGAAGCGCTGGCCGAGCCCAGTCAGTAA
- the alr gene encoding alanine racemase — MHYPLRLRCSRDALQANYRWLQSQTAASVGAAIKADGYGLGARQAMEALAPLGCRDFFVSTWFEASQLCELGSASTLSVLHGVGRDDLPAALELPARPVLNSVEQVVRWKESGQGRACDVMVDTGMNRLGLRPDQISCLDGLEINTLHSHLACADENHIFNEKQRSCFETLVGAVPASRYSLANSAGILLGPEYHFDLVRPGLALYGGMPRAEAAGHIHQVAWLEAQVVQRRLIGAGESCGYSATFVAQRDVEAAVLNIGYADGYWRGFSSRGEAAFEGIDLPVIGRVSMDLVILDCSAAPDLREGDWVNVDFDLPHAAEQSGMSQYELLTGLGQRFERKWY; from the coding sequence ATGCATTACCCATTGAGACTGCGCTGCAGCCGCGATGCGCTGCAGGCGAACTATCGTTGGCTCCAGTCTCAAACCGCAGCTTCAGTGGGCGCCGCGATCAAGGCGGATGGCTACGGGCTGGGAGCAAGGCAGGCAATGGAGGCGCTTGCGCCGCTCGGTTGCCGCGACTTCTTCGTTTCGACTTGGTTCGAAGCATCTCAGCTTTGTGAGCTAGGAAGCGCTTCGACCTTATCCGTACTTCACGGGGTCGGTCGCGACGACTTGCCAGCCGCGCTTGAGCTTCCGGCACGGCCCGTCCTCAACTCTGTCGAGCAGGTCGTTCGATGGAAGGAGTCCGGTCAAGGCAGAGCGTGCGACGTCATGGTCGACACCGGAATGAACCGACTAGGTCTCCGTCCTGACCAGATTTCATGCCTTGATGGGCTTGAGATTAATACCCTTCATAGTCATCTCGCATGCGCTGACGAAAACCACATATTCAACGAAAAGCAACGGAGCTGTTTCGAGACTCTAGTCGGTGCGGTTCCGGCCAGTCGCTATAGCTTGGCGAACAGCGCTGGGATCCTGCTTGGTCCCGAATATCACTTCGACTTGGTTCGCCCAGGCCTTGCCCTTTACGGTGGAATGCCAAGGGCAGAAGCTGCGGGCCACATCCACCAGGTAGCCTGGCTCGAGGCGCAAGTGGTGCAGCGCCGACTGATAGGGGCAGGGGAGAGCTGCGGTTATTCTGCGACGTTCGTTGCGCAGCGTGACGTAGAAGCCGCGGTATTAAACATCGGCTACGCCGATGGTTATTGGCGAGGTTTCTCGTCGCGAGGAGAGGCTGCGTTCGAGGGCATCGATCTTCCCGTCATCGGGCGCGTTTCGATGGATCTAGTCATCCTCGATTGCAGCGCCGCGCCGGACTTGCGGGAGGGAGATTGGGTGAACGTGGACTTTGACCTGCCGCACGCGGCAGAGCAATCTGGCATGTCGCAGTATGAATTACTGACTGGGCTCGGCCAGCGCTTCGAGCGGAAGTGGTACTGA
- a CDS encoding outer membrane beta-barrel protein, protein MRKLASAALLLATMASPAWASEGAWYAGLEGGALKARNAHLDYTRGALRQNNVINIDYKTGLDVDGLIGYDFGALRAEAEVGYKRATADSVLVNLTGPVVIPPASVNYTGRTRVLSSMFNLLGDFGTERFSFYGGGGIGLARTKVRANLSPLTFGGQPDLVDGTDRKFAWQLIAGVRAAVTDHVDVGLKYRYFRTKYRFEDLAPNAVPEQIDGRFRSHSLLASLIVNFGTPAVVPPPPPPPPPPAPPPPPPPATQTCPDGSVILATDQCPAPPPPPPPPPPAPERG, encoded by the coding sequence ATGCGGAAGCTCGCTAGTGCCGCCCTTTTGCTCGCAACAATGGCCTCTCCGGCTTGGGCGAGTGAAGGTGCTTGGTACGCAGGTTTGGAGGGCGGTGCTCTCAAGGCTCGTAACGCTCATCTCGATTACACGCGCGGCGCGCTGCGCCAGAACAACGTCATTAACATCGATTACAAGACTGGCTTGGATGTTGACGGGCTGATCGGTTACGACTTCGGTGCGCTTCGGGCCGAGGCGGAGGTCGGGTACAAACGAGCAACCGCCGACAGCGTACTCGTGAATCTGACGGGGCCGGTCGTGATCCCTCCAGCGAGCGTGAATTACACCGGCCGGACTCGTGTCCTCTCCAGTATGTTCAATCTACTGGGTGACTTTGGCACCGAGCGCTTCAGTTTCTACGGTGGTGGTGGCATTGGGCTGGCACGGACCAAGGTCCGAGCGAACCTTTCGCCTCTCACTTTTGGGGGGCAGCCGGATCTGGTTGATGGCACCGATCGTAAATTCGCGTGGCAGCTCATTGCCGGCGTTCGTGCCGCCGTTACAGACCATGTGGATGTGGGTCTCAAGTACCGGTATTTCCGAACGAAGTATCGGTTTGAAGATCTTGCCCCAAACGCTGTTCCTGAGCAGATCGATGGGCGATTCCGCTCACACTCGTTGCTGGCAAGTCTGATCGTAAATTTCGGGACGCCTGCAGTCGTACCCCCGCCACCTCCTCCTCCTCCCCCGCCTGCGCCGCCACCACCGCCGCCGCCGGCAACACAGACTTGCCCTGATGGATCGGTGATCCTGGCGACGGATCAGTGCCCCGCGCCGCCGCCGCCGCCGCCACCGCCCCCGCCCGCACCGGAGCGCGGCTAG
- a CDS encoding DUF2793 domain-containing protein: protein MTTARFSLPLLQVGQSQKEVTHNESFQALESIVQPIVEGAPSNSPPTATPDFGRQYLVGAAPEGAFAGYPASLATWTEAGWRFTQPCDKLTAIDRLTGLSWTFDGGDWHAGIIRAAEVRVGGLKILGARQPAVALPSGGNVIDQQARTALGAIINALAEHGIIGAS, encoded by the coding sequence ATGACGACAGCGCGTTTTTCTCTGCCCCTACTACAAGTCGGGCAATCTCAGAAAGAAGTCACACACAACGAGAGCTTTCAGGCCCTTGAGAGTATCGTACAGCCAATCGTCGAGGGTGCGCCAAGCAATTCTCCTCCGACTGCCACACCGGACTTCGGCCGCCAATACCTTGTGGGCGCCGCACCGGAAGGCGCATTCGCCGGTTACCCCGCGAGCTTGGCTACGTGGACCGAGGCGGGCTGGCGCTTTACCCAACCTTGCGACAAGCTCACCGCGATTGATCGGCTTACAGGCCTCTCATGGACGTTCGACGGCGGCGATTGGCACGCTGGCATTATTCGGGCAGCTGAGGTTCGGGTGGGCGGATTGAAGATCCTCGGAGCCCGGCAACCGGCAGTTGCTTTGCCAAGCGGCGGTAATGTCATTGATCAGCAAGCGAGGACGGCGCTTGGCGCGATCATCAATGCATTAGCCGAGCACGGGATTATCGGAGCTAGTTAA
- a CDS encoding phage tail protein: MATLLLSGLGSAVGGEFGALAGAMLGRSIDESLFGRGRSRNKEDLTVQTATYGRAIPKIFGTVRVGGSIIWATDLQSQAQATSGKLGAGATGYWAHFAVALSSRTARQVGRIWADGKLIRGVEGDFKIPTKFRFYTGDEDQSADPLISSIEGEDAAPAFRGLAVAVFEEFQLADFGNRVPFLTFEVQADDEHFTVSEIVSELSGEIVPVDPRHGSPKGFAAFGDSVGEALKSLAEVYDLEGIGTDRRRGPNGRTFQIEAHEMGCTSSDHVGTADVRRIASAKLPSQVRLGYFDIEQDLQASEQKVAWPDSGLESRIELPALLTAGDAKTLAQAVLVRKWAQRERRTVRLPQRYVALRPGDRLDVPEVGEMVVDQVVIEELSVVAECRRNHEVGPSLLANHGRSLSSLDGRSSPSEVFLLDLPAFDAAPVIPSLVVGARGGAEPWRRMPVTLTTTDRGSDNILIESPAVAGLSRTVLGIGSAELVDRKNSVVVELCDDGWLENCSLEDILNGANLALLGDEIIQFSDVQPLSNRVFKLGSLLRGRYGTEYAISAHSEGELFFPLNTGNQRRIELPMVSIGSVIRAEGRGLGDQLGASETELFYQAEALRPPSPAHLSARQRPDGSLLVTWVRRSRCGYHWFDRVDAPLAEEQERYVVTVTGSAGHLEVLTGDAKCIISRFQVDTLGRGDTRVEVSQLGSAMPSRASYIQVRI, encoded by the coding sequence ATGGCAACGCTTCTACTCAGCGGCCTTGGCAGTGCTGTCGGCGGGGAATTTGGCGCTTTGGCAGGCGCCATGTTGGGTCGGTCAATCGACGAAAGTCTTTTCGGCCGCGGTCGATCCAGAAACAAAGAAGATCTGACGGTTCAAACCGCCACTTACGGACGAGCGATACCGAAGATCTTCGGTACTGTGAGGGTCGGCGGGTCGATAATTTGGGCCACTGACCTGCAGTCTCAGGCACAGGCGACGAGCGGTAAGCTTGGAGCCGGTGCGACGGGTTATTGGGCGCATTTCGCTGTTGCACTTTCGTCCAGAACGGCGCGGCAAGTCGGGCGCATCTGGGCTGATGGCAAGCTCATCCGCGGCGTCGAAGGCGACTTCAAGATTCCGACCAAGTTCCGCTTTTATACTGGTGACGAAGACCAATCGGCTGACCCCTTGATTTCCTCTATTGAAGGAGAGGATGCCGCACCAGCATTCCGGGGTTTAGCCGTTGCGGTCTTCGAAGAATTTCAACTGGCCGACTTCGGTAACCGAGTCCCGTTCCTCACCTTCGAAGTTCAAGCGGACGATGAACACTTTACCGTTTCTGAGATCGTCAGTGAGCTTTCTGGTGAAATTGTGCCAGTCGATCCCAGGCATGGCTCCCCTAAGGGTTTCGCTGCCTTTGGCGACAGCGTTGGCGAAGCGTTGAAGTCCCTAGCGGAAGTCTATGACTTGGAGGGAATTGGGACCGATCGCCGTCGGGGACCGAATGGCCGAACCTTTCAAATCGAAGCACACGAAATGGGCTGCACAAGCAGTGATCACGTCGGGACAGCAGATGTGCGTCGGATTGCCTCGGCGAAGCTGCCCAGCCAAGTGCGGCTGGGATACTTCGACATTGAGCAAGACCTGCAGGCTAGTGAGCAGAAAGTTGCCTGGCCAGATAGCGGTTTAGAGTCTCGCATTGAGTTGCCGGCACTTCTTACGGCCGGAGACGCCAAGACGCTCGCGCAAGCGGTTCTGGTTCGGAAGTGGGCGCAGCGAGAGCGCCGAACAGTTCGGCTCCCACAAAGATATGTCGCTTTACGACCCGGCGATCGTCTCGACGTACCGGAGGTCGGAGAGATGGTCGTTGACCAGGTCGTTATCGAAGAATTGTCCGTGGTCGCTGAGTGCCGCCGAAATCATGAAGTTGGGCCGAGTCTTCTCGCCAATCATGGCCGCAGTCTTTCGAGCTTGGATGGCCGATCATCCCCGAGTGAGGTTTTCCTCCTCGATCTCCCTGCGTTCGATGCGGCGCCCGTGATTCCAAGTCTGGTAGTTGGCGCCCGTGGAGGAGCGGAGCCCTGGCGCCGGATGCCAGTGACGCTCACAACCACGGATCGTGGAAGTGATAACATCCTTATCGAAAGTCCGGCAGTTGCTGGACTCTCGAGAACGGTCCTGGGAATTGGCTCCGCCGAGCTTGTCGATCGAAAGAACTCCGTCGTCGTAGAGCTTTGCGATGATGGCTGGCTCGAAAACTGTTCCCTTGAGGATATCCTGAACGGCGCCAACTTGGCGCTTCTTGGCGACGAGATCATTCAATTCTCGGACGTGCAGCCGTTGAGCAATAGAGTCTTCAAGTTGGGAAGTCTTCTGCGCGGCCGCTACGGTACAGAATATGCCATCAGCGCGCATTCTGAAGGCGAGCTGTTCTTTCCTTTAAACACTGGCAATCAGCGACGGATTGAACTTCCGATGGTAAGTATTGGATCGGTCATCAGGGCCGAAGGCCGAGGCTTGGGTGACCAACTCGGCGCTAGCGAAACCGAGCTCTTCTACCAGGCTGAGGCGCTTCGTCCGCCTTCACCAGCACATTTGTCTGCGCGTCAACGGCCGGACGGGTCGCTTCTGGTGACGTGGGTGCGTCGCAGTCGATGCGGGTATCACTGGTTCGATCGTGTCGATGCCCCTCTCGCCGAAGAACAAGAACGCTATGTGGTAACGGTAACCGGTAGCGCAGGGCACCTCGAAGTGCTCACCGGCGATGCAAAGTGCATCATAAGTCGCTTCCAAGTAGACACGCTTGGTCGTGGAGATACTCGTGTCGAGGTCTCGCAACTAGGAAGCGCTATGCCCTCGAGAGCCTCTTATATTCAAGTCAGGATATAG
- a CDS encoding DUF2163 domain-containing protein yields MTTFEGNLTTICVCCMLERSDGTGFAITSHNQDVTMGLETFRPAAGFLPNALQQGDSNHPTTEFSSALNTGFLRDEDLKLGRWDHARVTLRAADWESPEQNAELSVGQFDEVELHDGNFTVEVAGAAPLLQQAVCPATSPECRASLGDKQCRVDLAPLRLRASITGTRGSWLDLDSATGSDFQFGSLRFLGGSLCGLTQTIVDTADRSVRVRDDLSSKLSVGTGVQLLQGCDKRPDTCRTRFRNMLNFRGEPHVPGADFLMRYPGA; encoded by the coding sequence GTGACCACCTTCGAGGGTAACCTGACAACGATTTGCGTGTGCTGTATGCTTGAGAGATCCGACGGCACCGGATTTGCGATTACCAGTCATAATCAAGATGTGACCATGGGTTTGGAGACCTTCCGGCCTGCTGCGGGGTTTCTGCCTAATGCCCTCCAGCAGGGCGACTCCAACCATCCCACGACTGAATTCAGCAGTGCGCTGAACACGGGTTTCTTGAGGGACGAAGACCTTAAACTTGGCAGATGGGATCATGCCCGGGTGACGCTCCGCGCTGCAGACTGGGAGTCGCCTGAGCAGAACGCGGAGCTTTCCGTGGGCCAGTTTGACGAGGTGGAATTGCATGACGGCAATTTCACTGTGGAGGTTGCAGGTGCCGCACCCCTGCTCCAACAAGCAGTCTGCCCAGCGACCTCCCCGGAATGCCGAGCCTCGCTCGGCGACAAGCAGTGCCGCGTTGATCTGGCGCCGCTCAGACTAAGGGCGTCGATTACGGGAACGCGTGGATCGTGGCTTGATCTAGACAGCGCTACCGGCAGTGATTTCCAGTTCGGCAGTTTACGTTTTCTCGGAGGTTCTCTTTGCGGGCTGACGCAGACAATTGTGGATACTGCAGACCGCAGTGTCAGGGTTCGCGACGATCTCTCGTCAAAGCTGAGCGTGGGCACCGGGGTGCAACTCTTGCAAGGATGCGACAAGCGCCCTGACACTTGCCGTACACGGTTCAGGAATATGCTGAATTTTCGGGGTGAGCCTCATGTCCCCGGCGCGGACTTCCTGATGCGCTATCCAGGCGCATGA
- a CDS encoding DUF2460 domain-containing protein, with protein sequence MIRHWFTRADAPLTTGFVKRFDPRHFTVDFPRGAIASAVLGPQTNSLRVTAEFVRRNDLVGLIYESDDHRAHPVNQRELNRDYRRCRLKFRWKSQGLPGLDGVNGATLTIEGRDRTGAPRTWYVRLWNYASGTPADAVIQLNFDDLRGGFNLDTGADPVEAQAIDRMFFSLVPEEYADGDHSSFDRVREAVLEITELACEGSGSVLRVNDAMVPEHALRMCTGYDDLYNLVPERVIESVERLGYRKLINHYIGMSHHQRLTGSGLVDPGKPLNSAAVAWHSAFANAARNAGFDVIFSLSFEITASACPQHWKQRTFDDEEALTAYDPPSSLISPANEEAVEYLSRTAVALAEIADNAGLTPRIQIGEAWWWVTTDNRPCLYDEATQAALGTQVVRIDDVRAAEGNLQLDFLDQVGRLLSTATAKITAAVRRFRADAQLLLLVYTPTIFAPDRPEWHRANLPAGWSFPAFDILQLEDYEWLTADMTTRSQAAGTFVDGRLGYPKSKQHHFVGFAAEGTMKRDWQRITSGAQRALESGAAEVMVWALPQILRDRVTIFDDGEECMDAFADVLFPIEIGAEASVIPGFSTTVLTSASGHEFRNANWSQARLRFDAGPGVRGDEELNELITFFRARRGSAQAFRFRDPYDFSSRKMNHEPTMLDELIGVGDGETTTFLLSKSYAGGEVRRITRPVPASVKIALNGVEQQLNWKTESLGSIVFEQPPEAGTRITAGFLFDVPVRFATDQIEITRATFLAGEAPSVPLVEIREEVS encoded by the coding sequence ATGATACGGCACTGGTTCACACGCGCCGACGCTCCACTCACCACAGGTTTCGTAAAGCGGTTCGACCCGCGCCACTTCACAGTGGACTTCCCCAGAGGTGCGATCGCGAGCGCCGTGCTGGGGCCCCAGACCAATAGTCTCAGGGTTACTGCGGAATTTGTCCGCCGCAATGATCTGGTTGGATTGATCTACGAAAGCGATGATCACCGTGCGCACCCGGTCAACCAGCGGGAGCTCAATCGTGACTATCGTCGCTGCAGGCTGAAATTCCGCTGGAAATCGCAGGGGCTTCCCGGCCTGGACGGCGTCAATGGCGCGACGCTCACCATCGAGGGCAGGGACAGAACTGGAGCTCCACGGACCTGGTATGTCCGGCTTTGGAATTACGCGTCGGGGACTCCTGCGGACGCGGTCATTCAGCTGAATTTCGACGATCTGCGCGGTGGGTTTAATCTCGATACTGGCGCTGATCCTGTCGAGGCTCAGGCTATAGACCGAATGTTCTTCAGCCTCGTTCCCGAGGAGTATGCCGATGGCGATCACTCGTCCTTTGATCGGGTTCGTGAGGCGGTTCTGGAAATCACGGAGCTGGCGTGCGAGGGCTCCGGAAGCGTCCTGCGCGTCAACGACGCCATGGTACCGGAACACGCACTGCGGATGTGCACAGGTTACGACGATCTCTACAATCTTGTTCCTGAACGAGTGATCGAGTCTGTTGAGCGGCTCGGCTATCGCAAATTAATCAACCATTACATCGGGATGAGCCACCACCAGCGGCTCACCGGAAGCGGCCTGGTCGATCCCGGTAAGCCTTTAAATTCGGCGGCAGTCGCTTGGCACTCGGCGTTCGCCAACGCCGCGCGAAACGCCGGATTCGATGTCATATTTTCCTTATCATTCGAGATCACCGCCAGCGCTTGTCCGCAGCACTGGAAGCAGCGGACGTTTGATGACGAGGAGGCGCTTACCGCGTATGATCCGCCATCGTCGCTCATCTCTCCAGCGAACGAGGAGGCGGTTGAATATCTTTCTCGGACCGCAGTGGCACTCGCCGAGATTGCGGACAATGCGGGCCTTACACCGCGTATCCAGATCGGGGAGGCATGGTGGTGGGTCACCACAGACAACCGGCCGTGCCTGTATGACGAGGCAACTCAGGCAGCTTTGGGCACTCAGGTTGTGCGGATCGACGACGTCCGCGCGGCTGAGGGCAATCTCCAACTCGATTTTTTAGATCAGGTTGGGCGGTTGCTCTCGACAGCAACCGCCAAGATTACCGCGGCTGTGCGAAGGTTCCGAGCCGACGCTCAGTTGTTGTTGCTCGTCTACACACCAACAATCTTCGCGCCTGATCGCCCGGAGTGGCATCGGGCCAACCTTCCCGCAGGTTGGTCTTTTCCAGCGTTCGATATCCTTCAGCTGGAGGATTATGAATGGTTGACCGCGGATATGACCACGAGGTCGCAAGCAGCAGGAACCTTCGTCGATGGCCGACTGGGATATCCGAAAAGCAAGCAACACCACTTCGTTGGTTTCGCGGCTGAGGGGACGATGAAGCGGGATTGGCAGCGCATAACAAGTGGTGCTCAGCGCGCGCTCGAGAGTGGCGCTGCCGAAGTGATGGTCTGGGCACTTCCCCAGATTTTACGCGATCGGGTGACGATCTTTGACGACGGAGAAGAATGCATGGACGCCTTTGCGGACGTTCTCTTTCCGATAGAGATTGGCGCCGAAGCGAGCGTTATTCCTGGTTTCTCCACGACTGTTCTGACCAGCGCCAGTGGTCACGAATTTCGAAATGCGAACTGGAGCCAGGCCAGACTTCGCTTTGATGCCGGGCCAGGCGTTCGGGGGGACGAAGAGCTCAACGAACTCATCACCTTTTTTCGCGCCAGAAGAGGCAGTGCCCAAGCCTTTCGCTTTCGTGATCCCTACGACTTCAGCTCGCGAAAGATGAATCACGAGCCAACGATGCTTGATGAGCTGATCGGTGTTGGCGACGGTGAAACAACGACCTTCCTGCTCTCGAAGAGCTATGCGGGTGGAGAGGTCAGGAGGATCACCCGACCGGTACCAGCCAGCGTCAAGATCGCGTTGAACGGAGTCGAACAACAACTCAACTGGAAGACCGAAAGTCTCGGATCAATCGTCTTTGAACAACCGCCAGAGGCGGGCACCAGAATAACGGCAGGCTTCCTGTTTGATGTTCCGGTGAGGTTCGCAACCGACCAGATTGAGATCACTCGCGCGACCTTCCTTGCCGGGGAAGCACCAAGTGTCCCGCTCGTCGAAATTCGTGAGGAGGTGTCGTGA
- a CDS encoding phage tail assembly chaperone, with protein MTFAESAQRCWRLAAHVLGWSPSEFWNSTPAELAQSLPFSPMSDVGVSKSDLQALTARFPDSRN; from the coding sequence TTGACGTTCGCCGAGAGTGCCCAGCGATGTTGGCGGCTCGCCGCTCATGTTCTTGGATGGTCGCCCAGCGAGTTCTGGAACTCCACTCCTGCTGAACTCGCGCAGTCGTTGCCCTTCAGCCCAATGAGTGACGTCGGCGTCTCGAAGAGCGACTTGCAGGCACTTACCGCGCGCTTTCCCGACTCTAGGAACTGA
- a CDS encoding GTA-gp10 family protein codes for MIRVAGHDVLIRSTFSALVAAEEELGSLINLIDRAGKSELKLAEIATLFDHLSTDRQPEISRDAIGRSMVVMGLSKVTPMLRTIFSQILQGAAD; via the coding sequence ATGATACGTGTCGCTGGTCACGATGTGCTTATTCGCTCGACTTTTTCCGCCCTTGTGGCAGCAGAGGAAGAGCTTGGGTCCTTGATCAACCTGATCGACCGTGCGGGCAAATCCGAGCTCAAGCTGGCCGAAATTGCTACCCTGTTCGACCATCTTTCGACCGATCGTCAGCCGGAGATCAGTCGCGACGCCATCGGCCGTTCGATGGTTGTGATGGGTCTCAGCAAGGTGACGCCGATGCTGCGGACGATTTTTTCCCAGATATTGCAAGGCGCGGCGGATTGA